A section of the Pseudomonas sp. FP453 genome encodes:
- a CDS encoding alpha/beta fold hydrolase, with amino-acid sequence MGTLTWIRRFNGTLGHLAPHTVANKMRRAFMTPRDLPPRDWELPLLAQSERITLRFGLSALRWGQGPAVLLMHGWEGRPTQFASLITALVNDGYSVIALEGPAHGRSPGREAHVLLFARAMLEAAAELPPLHAVVGHSMGGASAMLAVQLGLRTEALVSIAAPSRFLDVLRGFTKMVGLPARARSAFIHEVEQTFGMPLKHLDVAHYQMNMPGLIVHAEDDTFVPVKAAQAIHEAWFDSRLLRLEQGGHQKVLADPRVIEGVLALLAGRRLQARQSA; translated from the coding sequence ATGGGCACGTTAACCTGGATTCGTCGCTTCAACGGCACCCTGGGGCATCTGGCGCCGCACACCGTGGCCAACAAGATGCGGCGTGCCTTCATGACGCCGCGCGACCTGCCACCCCGCGACTGGGAGTTGCCGCTGCTGGCGCAGTCGGAACGCATCACCTTGCGTTTCGGCCTGTCGGCCCTGCGCTGGGGCCAAGGCCCGGCAGTCTTGCTGATGCACGGCTGGGAAGGGCGCCCCACCCAGTTCGCCAGCCTGATCACCGCCCTGGTCAATGACGGTTACTCGGTGATTGCCCTGGAGGGTCCGGCCCATGGCCGTTCGCCGGGGCGTGAGGCGCATGTGCTGCTGTTCGCGCGGGCGATGCTGGAAGCGGCCGCCGAACTGCCGCCGCTGCATGCGGTGGTCGGGCACTCCATGGGCGGAGCCAGTGCGATGCTGGCCGTGCAACTGGGGCTGCGCACCGAAGCGCTGGTGAGCATCGCTGCGCCGTCGCGTTTCCTCGATGTGCTGCGTGGGTTCACCAAGATGGTCGGGTTGCCTGCACGGGCCCGCTCGGCGTTTATCCACGAGGTCGAACAGACCTTCGGCATGCCACTGAAGCATCTGGACGTTGCCCACTATCAGATGAATATGCCCGGCCTGATCGTGCACGCCGAAGACGACACCTTCGTCCCGGTCAAAGCCGCCCAAGCCATCCACGAAGCCTGGTTCGACAGCCGCCTGCTGCGCCTGGAGCAGGGCGGCCACCAGAAAGTGCTGGCCGATCCCCGGGTGATCGAGGGCGTGCTGGCGCTGCTGGCCGGCCGTCGTCTACAGGCGCGACAAAGTGCCTGA
- the leuD gene encoding 3-isopropylmalate dehydratase small subunit has translation MRAFTQHTGLVAPLDRANVDTDQIIPKQFLKSIKRTGFGPNLFDEWRYLDVGYAYQDNSKRPLNQDFVLNAERYQGASVLLARENFGCGSSREHAPWALEEYGFRSIIAPSYADIFFNNSFKNGLLPIILTDEEVDELFKQVEADVGYQLTVDLAAQTVTRPDGKVYHFEVDAFRKHCLINGLDDIGLTLQDGDAIAAFEAKHRASQPWLFRDA, from the coding sequence ATGCGTGCTTTTACCCAACACACCGGCCTTGTCGCTCCTTTGGATCGTGCCAACGTCGACACCGACCAGATCATCCCCAAGCAGTTCTTGAAGTCGATCAAGCGCACCGGTTTCGGCCCGAATCTGTTCGACGAGTGGCGCTACCTGGACGTGGGCTACGCCTACCAGGACAACTCCAAGCGCCCGCTGAACCAGGACTTCGTGCTCAACGCCGAGCGCTACCAGGGCGCCAGCGTGTTGCTCGCCCGCGAGAACTTCGGTTGCGGCTCCAGCCGTGAACACGCGCCGTGGGCCCTGGAAGAATATGGCTTTCGCAGCATCATCGCGCCGAGCTATGCCGACATCTTCTTCAACAACAGCTTCAAGAACGGCTTGTTGCCGATCATCTTGACCGACGAAGAAGTCGATGAGTTGTTCAAGCAGGTGGAAGCCGACGTGGGCTACCAGTTGACCGTCGATCTGGCGGCGCAAACCGTGACACGTCCGGATGGCAAGGTGTATCACTTTGAGGTGGATGCGTTCCGTAAGCACTGCCTGATCAATGGTTTGGACGATATCGGCCTGACCTTGCAGGACGGCGATGCGATTGCAGCGTTTGAGGCCAAGCACCGGGCGAGCCAGCCTTGGTTGTTTCGCGACGCGTAA
- a CDS encoding TetR/AcrR family transcriptional regulator — protein sequence MSDKKAQTRERILQAASAALIQRGPAEPSVGEVMGAAGLTVGGFYAHFESKDALMLEAFTELLAKRRAAIDDMDALLTGEERRGLVAAFYLSRKHRDSSVQACPIPATVGEMSRLPDEFRQALNEHCELMAAQLAASPEDTDKALADMALMIGGLALARALGPGELSDRVLRAAKSAVR from the coding sequence ATGAGCGATAAAAAAGCGCAAACCCGCGAACGCATTTTGCAGGCTGCCAGCGCGGCATTGATCCAGCGTGGCCCGGCCGAGCCGAGTGTGGGTGAAGTCATGGGCGCGGCGGGGCTGACCGTCGGTGGTTTCTACGCGCATTTTGAAAGCAAGGACGCGCTGATGCTGGAGGCGTTCACCGAACTGCTGGCCAAGCGTCGTGCGGCCATTGACGATATGGATGCGCTGTTGACGGGTGAAGAGCGCCGAGGCCTTGTGGCGGCGTTCTACTTGTCGCGCAAACATCGCGACTCCAGCGTTCAGGCCTGTCCGATCCCGGCGACCGTCGGCGAAATGAGCCGCCTGCCGGACGAGTTCCGCCAAGCGCTGAACGAACACTGCGAGCTGATGGCCGCCCAACTGGCCGCCAGCCCCGAAGACACCGACAAGGCCCTGGCTGACATGGCGCTGATGATCGGTGGCCTGGCCCTGGCGCGTGCGCTGGGCCCCGGTGAATTGTCTGACCGCGTATTGCGCGCCGCCAAGTCGGCCGTGCGCTAG
- the gltX gene encoding glutamate--tRNA ligase, translating to MTTVRTRIAPSPTGDPHVGTAYIALFNYCFAKQHGGEFILRIEDTDQVRSTRESEQQIFDALRWLGITWAEGPDVGGPHGPYRQSERSDIYKQYTQQLVDMGHAFPCFCTAEELDQMRAEQQARGETPRYDGRALLLSKEEVAQRLAAGEPHVIRMKVPSEGVCVVPDMLRGDVEIPWDRMDMQVLMKTDGLPTYFLANVVDDHLMGITHVLRGEEWLPSAPKLILLYEYFGWEQPQLCYMPLLRNPDKSKLSKRKNPTSVTFYERMGFMPEAMLNYLGRMGWSMPDEREKFSLQEMVDNFDLSRVSLGGPIFDIEKLSWLNGQWLRDLPVEEFASRVQQWALNPEYMMKIAPLVQGRVETFSQVAPLASFFFAGGVNPDAKLFESKKLSGDQVRQLMQLILWKLESLRQWEKDAITATIQAVVESLELKLRDAMPLMFAAITGQASSVSVLDAMEILGPDLTRFRLRQALDLLGGVSKKENKEWEKLLGAIA from the coding sequence ATGACCACCGTCCGCACGCGCATCGCGCCATCGCCTACTGGGGATCCCCACGTCGGCACTGCCTACATCGCCTTGTTCAACTACTGCTTTGCCAAGCAGCACGGTGGTGAATTCATCCTGCGGATCGAAGACACCGACCAGGTGCGCTCGACCCGTGAGTCGGAGCAGCAGATTTTCGATGCCCTGCGCTGGTTGGGCATTACCTGGGCCGAAGGCCCGGACGTCGGCGGCCCCCACGGCCCGTATCGCCAGAGCGAGCGCAGCGACATCTACAAGCAGTACACCCAGCAACTGGTCGACATGGGGCATGCGTTCCCGTGCTTCTGCACCGCTGAAGAACTCGACCAGATGCGCGCCGAGCAACAGGCCCGCGGCGAAACCCCGCGCTACGATGGCCGCGCACTGCTGCTGTCCAAGGAAGAAGTGGCGCAGCGCCTGGCGGCCGGCGAGCCCCACGTGATCCGCATGAAAGTGCCGAGCGAAGGCGTGTGCGTGGTGCCGGACATGCTGCGCGGTGACGTCGAGATCCCGTGGGACCGCATGGACATGCAAGTGCTGATGAAGACCGACGGCCTGCCGACGTACTTCCTGGCCAACGTGGTCGATGACCACCTGATGGGCATCACCCACGTGCTGCGCGGCGAAGAATGGCTGCCGTCGGCGCCGAAGCTGATCCTGCTCTACGAATACTTCGGCTGGGAACAGCCGCAGCTGTGCTACATGCCGCTGCTGCGTAACCCGGACAAGAGCAAGCTGTCCAAGCGCAAGAACCCGACCTCGGTGACGTTCTACGAGCGCATGGGCTTTATGCCGGAAGCGATGCTCAACTACCTGGGCCGCATGGGTTGGTCGATGCCGGACGAGCGCGAGAAGTTCTCGTTGCAGGAAATGGTCGATAACTTTGATCTGTCCCGCGTCTCGTTGGGTGGGCCGATATTCGACATCGAGAAGCTGTCGTGGCTCAACGGCCAGTGGCTGCGTGACCTGCCGGTGGAAGAATTCGCCAGCCGTGTGCAGCAGTGGGCGCTGAACCCTGAGTACATGATGAAGATCGCGCCGCTGGTGCAGGGCAGGGTGGAGACATTCAGCCAGGTCGCGCCGTTGGCCAGCTTCTTCTTTGCCGGGGGTGTGAACCCGGATGCCAAGTTGTTCGAATCCAAGAAGCTCTCGGGCGACCAGGTGCGCCAGTTGATGCAGTTGATCCTGTGGAAGCTGGAAAGCCTGCGTCAGTGGGAGAAGGATGCGATCACCGCGACGATCCAGGCGGTGGTGGAATCCCTCGAATTGAAATTGCGCGACGCCATGCCGCTGATGTTTGCCGCGATCACCGGGCAGGCGAGTTCGGTGTCGGTGCTGGATGCGATGGAAATTCTCGGCCCGGACCTCACCCGTTTCCGTCTGCGCCAAGCCCTTGATTTGCTTGGTGGTGTCTCGAAGAAAGAAAACAAAGAGTGGGAAAAGCTGCTGGGCGCTATCGCTTAA
- the leuC gene encoding 3-isopropylmalate dehydratase large subunit, with protein sequence MAGKTLYDKLWDSHEVKRRDDGSSLIYIDRHIIHEVTSPQAFEGLRLAGRKPWRVDSIIATPDHNVPTTPERKGGIDAIVDTVSRLQVQTLDDYCDEYGITEFKMNDVRQGIVHVIGPEQGATLPGMTVVCGDSHTSTHGAFGALAHGIGTSEVEHVFATQCLVAKKMKNMLVKVEGQLPFGVTAKDIVLAVIGKIGTAGGNGHAIEFAGSAIRDLSIEGRMTICNMSIEAGARVGMVAADEKTVEYVKGRPFAPAGADWDAAVEAWKDLVSDADAVFDTVVELDAAQIKPQVSWGTSPEMVLAVDQNVPDPAKETDLVKRGSIERALKYMGLQANQAITDIQLDRVFIGSCTNSRIEDLRAAAVIAKGRKVASTIKQAIVVPGSGLVKAQAEAEGLDKIFLEAGFEWREPGCSMCLAMNPDRLESGEHCASTSNRNFEGRQGAGGRTHLVSPAMAAAAAVNGRFIDVRELI encoded by the coding sequence ATGGCCGGCAAAACGCTTTACGACAAGCTTTGGGATTCCCATGAAGTGAAACGGCGCGACGATGGCTCGTCGCTGATCTATATCGACCGTCACATCATCCATGAAGTGACCTCGCCCCAAGCGTTCGAAGGCCTGCGACTGGCCGGGCGCAAGCCTTGGCGCGTCGATTCCATCATCGCCACCCCGGACCACAACGTCCCCACCACCCCAGAGCGCAAGGGCGGCATCGACGCCATCGTTGATACCGTGTCGCGCTTGCAAGTGCAGACCCTCGACGACTACTGCGACGAATATGGCATCACCGAATTCAAGATGAATGACGTGCGTCAAGGGATCGTCCACGTGATCGGCCCGGAGCAGGGCGCGACCTTGCCGGGCATGACCGTGGTCTGCGGCGACTCCCACACCTCGACCCACGGTGCCTTCGGCGCCTTGGCCCACGGCATCGGCACGTCCGAGGTGGAGCATGTGTTCGCCACCCAGTGCCTGGTCGCGAAAAAGATGAAGAACATGTTGGTCAAGGTCGAAGGCCAGTTGCCGTTCGGCGTGACCGCCAAGGACATCGTCCTGGCCGTGATCGGCAAGATCGGCACCGCCGGCGGTAACGGCCATGCCATCGAGTTCGCCGGCAGCGCCATTCGCGACCTGTCCATCGAAGGCCGCATGACCATCTGCAACATGTCCATCGAAGCCGGCGCCCGCGTCGGCATGGTGGCAGCGGACGAAAAGACCGTCGAATACGTCAAGGGCCGTCCATTTGCACCGGCCGGTGCCGATTGGGATGCCGCGGTCGAAGCCTGGAAAGACCTGGTCTCCGACGCCGATGCGGTGTTCGACACCGTGGTCGAGCTCGACGCTGCTCAGATCAAGCCGCAAGTCAGCTGGGGCACCTCGCCGGAAATGGTCCTGGCCGTTGACCAGAACGTGCCGGACCCGGCCAAGGAAACCGACCTGGTCAAGCGCGGCTCCATCGAGCGCGCCTTGAAGTACATGGGCTTGCAGGCCAACCAGGCGATCACCGACATCCAGTTGGATCGCGTGTTCATCGGTTCCTGCACCAACTCGCGGATCGAAGACTTGCGTGCTGCGGCGGTGATCGCCAAGGGCCGCAAGGTGGCTTCGACCATCAAGCAAGCCATCGTGGTGCCGGGTTCGGGCCTGGTCAAGGCGCAAGCCGAAGCCGAAGGCCTGGACAAGATCTTCCTCGAAGCCGGTTTTGAATGGCGTGAGCCGGGTTGCTCGATGTGCCTGGCGATGAACCCGGACCGTTTGGAGTCGGGCGAGCATTGCGCGTCCACCTCCAACCGTAACTTCGAAGGGCGCCAGGGCGCCGGTGGGCGTACCCACCTGGTCAGCCCGGCCATGGCTGCTGCGGCTGCCGTCAACGGTCGTTTCATCGACGTTCGCGAATTGATCTGA
- a CDS encoding EAL domain-containing protein: MRNPVDSVPPLPRIYALDPQEAEQSWDSAPQLLAALNAARLGAWCWEIDTGKISWSRGTQALFGFDPRTPLPKDLDYLDLLAPADRAKVVRAFHAVLAGEPFEQAMRHRIQWPDGTFHWLEINGSLAPDKSGRRRMIGVIREITHQRERENALGHSEKRFATLFHLCPNMVLLTRQADGLISEANQYFEIHFGWPVADAIGRTTLDLGLWRHPEQRAQLVKATQRKGEPITMEVQFCASNGQIHDGTLSAQKVELDGEAYLISTFLDTTERKNAEQALKDSQERLDLALDSAQLGTWDWHIPTGMLYGSARAAQLHGLPPEPFHESFDAFFEGMSDADREGMRNAYRSLREGPDGNYQLTYRVQVEDGSPRYLESRARLYRDEAGKPLRMAGTLLDITDQVEREQRLSASEEKFASLFQASPDPICVTALDSGMFIEINPAFTQTFGWSAAEVIDKSAEQIGLWDDSSKRLQRIERVIREQSLSNVAIVVHHKDGQSLTCVISSRLITVSDQPCIVTTLRDITQQQRSEAALKASEEKFAKAFHSSPDAISITERDTGRYVEVNDGFCRLTGYRAEEAIGLTLYQIGIWADENQRAALLAELQIKGRIHHLEMLWHNKRGDVLAVEVSVEPITLNEMPCLLLTARDVSLLKNAQAQIRHLAYHDPLTNLPNRALLMDRLSQQIALLKRHNLRGALLFLDLDHFKHINDSLGHPVGDTVLKIVTARLEASVRMEDTVARLGGDEFVVLLSGLDGSRNEVSNQVQELADTLRELLSEPMFLDGHRLQVTPSIGVALIPDHGSTPADLLKRADIALYRAKDSGRNTTQMFHNSMQKTASERLRMETDLRLALSRGEFSVHYQPQVDARGNQIIGAEALVRWQHPQLGAQSPTEFIKVLEDSGLILEVGTWILDEACAAFQQLIADGLIDPLKFSLCVNISPRQFRQNDFVERVERSLNQHDLPCSLLKLEITEGIVIQNLDDTVAKMRRLKKLGVSFAMDDFGTGYSSLTYLKRLPVDALKIDQSFVRDATHDPNDAEIIRAIVAMARSLNLEVIAEGVETPEQLAFLQMLGCHVYQGYLHSRPLPIEQFRQLFS; encoded by the coding sequence ATGCGCAACCCCGTCGATTCCGTGCCACCGTTGCCCCGCATTTACGCCCTTGACCCCCAAGAGGCGGAACAGAGTTGGGACAGTGCGCCGCAATTGCTGGCCGCCCTGAATGCGGCCCGGCTGGGCGCATGGTGCTGGGAAATCGACACGGGAAAGATCAGCTGGTCACGGGGCACCCAGGCGCTGTTCGGCTTCGATCCGCGTACGCCGTTGCCCAAGGACCTGGATTACCTCGACCTGCTCGCCCCGGCTGACCGCGCCAAAGTCGTGCGCGCCTTCCATGCGGTGCTGGCCGGCGAGCCGTTCGAACAGGCGATGCGCCATCGCATCCAGTGGCCCGATGGCACCTTCCACTGGCTGGAAATCAACGGCAGCCTGGCGCCGGACAAGAGCGGACGCCGCCGAATGATCGGGGTGATCCGTGAGATCACCCACCAGCGTGAACGGGAAAACGCCCTCGGCCACTCCGAAAAGCGCTTCGCCACGCTGTTTCACCTGTGCCCGAACATGGTGCTGCTGACCCGCCAGGCCGACGGTCTGATCAGCGAAGCCAACCAGTATTTCGAGATTCACTTCGGCTGGCCGGTCGCCGATGCCATCGGCCGCACCACCCTGGACCTCGGCCTGTGGCGCCACCCCGAGCAACGTGCGCAACTGGTCAAGGCCACCCAGCGCAAGGGCGAACCCATCACCATGGAGGTGCAGTTCTGCGCCAGCAACGGCCAGATCCACGATGGCACCCTCAGTGCGCAGAAGGTTGAGTTGGACGGCGAGGCGTACCTGATCAGCACCTTTCTCGACACCACCGAACGCAAGAACGCCGAACAAGCCCTCAAGGACAGCCAGGAGCGCCTCGACCTGGCCCTGGACTCCGCGCAACTGGGCACCTGGGACTGGCACATTCCCACCGGCATGCTCTACGGCTCGGCCCGCGCCGCCCAACTCCACGGCCTGCCGCCCGAGCCATTCCACGAATCCTTCGATGCATTTTTCGAGGGCATGTCCGATGCAGACCGCGAAGGCATGCGCAACGCCTACCGCAGCCTGCGCGAAGGCCCAGACGGTAATTACCAATTGACCTACCGCGTGCAGGTCGAAGACGGCAGCCCGCGCTACCTGGAAAGCCGTGCGCGCCTCTATCGCGATGAAGCCGGCAAGCCGTTGCGCATGGCCGGCACCTTGCTGGACATCACCGACCAGGTCGAACGCGAACAACGCCTGAGCGCCTCCGAAGAGAAATTCGCCAGCCTGTTCCAGGCCAGCCCCGACCCCATCTGTGTCACCGCCCTGGACAGCGGGATGTTTATCGAGATCAACCCGGCCTTTACCCAGACCTTTGGCTGGTCCGCCGCCGAGGTCATCGACAAAAGCGCCGAGCAGATCGGCCTGTGGGATGACTCCAGCAAACGCCTGCAACGTATCGAACGGGTGATTCGCGAACAGTCATTGAGCAATGTGGCCATTGTCGTCCACCACAAGGACGGCCAGAGCCTGACCTGCGTGATCTCCAGCCGCTTGATCACGGTCAGCGACCAACCGTGCATCGTCACCACCCTGCGCGACATTACCCAGCAGCAACGCTCGGAAGCGGCGCTCAAGGCCAGCGAAGAGAAATTCGCCAAGGCGTTCCATTCCAGCCCCGACGCGATCTCCATCACTGAGCGCGACACCGGCCGTTATGTGGAGGTCAACGATGGCTTTTGCCGCTTGACCGGTTATCGCGCCGAAGAGGCCATCGGGCTCACGCTGTACCAGATCGGCATCTGGGCCGACGAGAACCAGCGTGCCGCACTGTTGGCCGAGTTGCAGATCAAGGGGCGCATCCATCACTTGGAAATGCTCTGGCACAACAAACGCGGCGACGTGCTGGCGGTGGAAGTCTCGGTCGAACCGATCACCCTCAATGAAATGCCCTGCCTGCTGCTGACGGCCCGCGATGTCAGCCTGCTGAAAAACGCCCAGGCGCAGATCCGCCACCTGGCGTACCACGACCCCCTGACCAACCTGCCCAACCGCGCCCTGCTGATGGACCGCCTGAGCCAGCAGATCGCCCTGCTCAAGCGCCACAACCTGCGCGGTGCGCTGCTGTTCCTCGACCTCGACCACTTCAAGCACATCAACGATTCCCTCGGCCACCCGGTGGGCGACACCGTGCTGAAAATCGTCACCGCCCGCCTGGAAGCCAGCGTGCGCATGGAAGACACCGTGGCGCGCCTGGGCGGCGATGAATTTGTGGTGCTGCTCAGCGGCCTGGATGGCTCGCGCAATGAAGTCAGCAACCAGGTGCAGGAGTTGGCCGATACCCTGCGCGAGTTACTGTCGGAGCCGATGTTTCTCGACGGCCATCGCTTACAGGTCACGCCGAGCATCGGCGTGGCGCTGATCCCCGACCACGGCTCCACCCCGGCCGACCTGCTCAAGCGCGCCGACATCGCCCTGTACCGCGCCAAGGACTCCGGGCGCAACACCACGCAGATGTTTCACAACAGCATGCAGAAAACCGCCAGCGAACGCCTGCGCATGGAAACCGACCTGCGCCTGGCCCTCTCGCGCGGTGAGTTCAGCGTGCATTACCAACCGCAGGTGGACGCACGCGGCAACCAGATCATCGGCGCCGAAGCCCTGGTGCGCTGGCAACATCCGCAGCTGGGGGCGCAGTCGCCCACGGAATTTATCAAGGTCCTGGAGGACAGCGGACTGATCCTGGAGGTGGGCACCTGGATCCTCGACGAGGCTTGCGCGGCGTTCCAGCAATTGATTGCGGACGGCCTGATCGACCCGCTCAAGTTCAGCCTGTGCGTGAACATCAGCCCCCGGCAGTTTCGCCAGAACGACTTCGTCGAGCGGGTGGAACGCAGCCTCAATCAGCACGACCTGCCCTGCAGCCTGCTGAAACTGGAAATTACCGAAGGCATCGTGATCCAGAACCTGGACGACACCGTGGCCAAGATGCGCCGCCTGAAAAAACTCGGCGTCAGCTTTGCGATGGATGATTTCGGCACTGGCTATTCATCGCTGACCTACCTCAAGCGCCTGCCGGTGGACGCGCTGAAGATCGACCAGTCGTTTGTGCGCGATGCGACCCACGACCCCAACGACGCAGAAATCATCCGCGCCATTGTGGCCATGGCCCGCAGCTTGAACCTGGAGGTGATTGCCGAGGGTGTGGAAACCCCGGAGCAACTGGCGTTCCTGCAAATGCTGGGGTGCCATGTGTACCAGGGGTACCTGCATAGCCGGCCGTTGCCGATCGAGCAATTCAGGCAACTGTTCAGCTAG
- a CDS encoding LysR family transcriptional regulator gives MDLANLNAFIAIAETGSFSGAGERLHLTQPAISKRIAGLEQQLKVRLFDRLGREVGLTEAGRALLPRAYQILNVLDDTRRALTNLTGEVSGRLTLATSHHIGLHRLPPILRTFTREYPNVALDIQFLDSEVAYEEILHGRAEVAVITLAPDPHHLVRATPVWDDPLDFVVAPEHSLINNGHVSLADIAGHPAVFPGGNTFTHHIVSRLFEAQGLTPNIAMSTNYLETIKMMVSIGLAWSVLPRTMLDDQVASIALPGIQLSRQLGYIVHTERTLSNAARAFMSLLDAQVDLPGIPA, from the coding sequence ATGGACCTGGCCAACCTCAATGCCTTTATTGCCATCGCCGAGACCGGCAGCTTCTCCGGCGCCGGCGAACGCCTGCACCTGACACAACCGGCCATCAGCAAACGCATCGCCGGGCTTGAGCAGCAATTGAAGGTGCGCCTGTTTGACCGCCTGGGCCGCGAAGTGGGTTTGACCGAAGCCGGACGGGCCCTGCTGCCGCGGGCTTATCAGATCCTCAATGTGCTCGACGACACGCGCCGCGCGCTGACCAACCTCACCGGCGAAGTCAGCGGGCGCCTGACCCTGGCCACCAGCCACCATATCGGCCTGCACCGCCTGCCGCCGATCCTGCGCACCTTCACCCGGGAATACCCGAACGTGGCGTTGGATATTCAGTTCCTCGACTCGGAAGTGGCCTACGAAGAAATCCTCCACGGCCGCGCCGAAGTGGCGGTGATCACCCTGGCGCCCGACCCCCACCACCTGGTGCGCGCCACCCCGGTGTGGGATGACCCGCTGGATTTTGTCGTGGCCCCCGAGCACAGCCTGATCAACAACGGCCACGTCAGCCTGGCGGATATTGCCGGTCACCCGGCGGTTTTCCCCGGCGGCAATACCTTTACACACCATATTGTCAGCCGATTGTTCGAGGCCCAGGGCCTGACGCCGAATATCGCGATGAGCACTAACTACCTGGAAACTATCAAGATGATGGTGTCCATCGGCCTAGCATGGAGCGTTTTGCCGCGCACCATGCTGGATGATCAGGTGGCAAGTATCGCTTTGCCAGGCATACAACTCAGTCGCCAGCTAGGCTATATCGTGCACACCGAAAGGACGCTGTCGAACGCTGCGCGGGCTTTCATGAGCCTATTGGATGCACAGGTCGATCTGCCAGGGATACCGGCATGA
- a CDS encoding thioesterase family protein, which translates to MGWDLATPFIIDLQVGAEDIDGLGHANNAVYVSWLERCAWRHSQRLGLDLTEYRRLDRAMAVVRHEIDYLAAGYEGDELQLATWIVDWDQRLKMTRRFQLVRPHDGATLLRAQTTFVCIELSSGKPKRMPAEFLDGYGPALTGG; encoded by the coding sequence ATGGGCTGGGATCTGGCAACGCCGTTTATCATCGACCTGCAGGTCGGCGCCGAGGACATCGACGGCCTGGGCCACGCCAACAACGCCGTCTACGTGTCCTGGCTGGAACGCTGCGCCTGGCGCCATTCCCAGCGCCTGGGCCTGGACCTCACCGAGTACCGCCGCCTGGACCGCGCCATGGCGGTGGTGCGTCACGAGATCGACTACCTCGCCGCCGGCTACGAAGGTGACGAGCTGCAACTGGCCACCTGGATCGTCGACTGGGACCAGCGCCTGAAAATGACCCGACGCTTCCAGCTGGTCCGCCCCCACGACGGCGCCACCTTGCTGCGCGCGCAAACCACCTTTGTCTGCATCGAACTGTCCAGCGGCAAGCCCAAGCGCATGCCCGCCGAGTTTCTTGACGGTTACGGCCCCGCCCTGACAGGGGGTTAA
- a CDS encoding tRNA-dihydrouridine synthase: protein MQIALAPMEGLVDNILRDVLTRVGGIDWCVTEFIRVNDRLLTPAYFHKLAPELLHGAHTAAGVPLRVQLLGSDPVCLAENAALAAELGSEVIDLNFGCPAKTVNKSRGGAVLLKEPELLNQIVEHVRRAVPAHIPVTAKMRLGFDSPDGALVCATALAEGGAAHIVVHARTKTDGYKPPAHWEWIPRVQDVVKVPVFANGDIWSVEDWKRCREVSGAEDIMLGRGLVARPDLARQIAAARAGEEVVEMTWAQMQPMLQEFWTQSVAQLTERQAPGRLKQWLAMLTRNYPEAVELFTAMRRETDLKQVSRLLGMAHPGQCSVP from the coding sequence ATGCAAATTGCTTTGGCGCCCATGGAGGGGTTGGTCGACAACATCCTGCGGGACGTGTTGACCCGCGTGGGCGGGATCGATTGGTGCGTGACCGAGTTCATCCGCGTCAACGACCGCCTGCTCACCCCGGCGTATTTCCACAAGCTCGCCCCGGAACTGCTGCACGGTGCCCACACCGCTGCGGGCGTGCCGTTGCGCGTGCAGTTGCTGGGCTCCGACCCGGTGTGCCTGGCGGAAAACGCCGCGCTGGCCGCCGAGCTGGGTTCCGAGGTGATCGACCTGAACTTCGGCTGCCCGGCCAAGACGGTGAATAAATCCCGGGGCGGCGCGGTGCTGCTCAAGGAGCCGGAGTTGCTCAACCAGATCGTCGAGCATGTGCGCCGTGCGGTGCCGGCGCATATCCCGGTCACCGCCAAGATGCGCCTGGGTTTCGACAGCCCGGACGGCGCGCTGGTCTGCGCCACGGCGCTGGCCGAAGGCGGTGCGGCGCATATCGTGGTGCATGCGCGGACCAAGACTGACGGTTACAAGCCGCCGGCCCATTGGGAGTGGATTCCGCGGGTGCAGGACGTGGTCAAGGTGCCGGTGTTTGCCAATGGCGATATCTGGAGCGTCGAAGACTGGAAGCGCTGCCGCGAAGTCAGCGGCGCCGAAGACATCATGCTCGGTCGCGGTCTGGTGGCGCGTCCCGACCTGGCGCGGCAGATCGCAGCTGCAAGGGCAGGCGAAGAGGTCGTGGAAATGACCTGGGCGCAGATGCAACCGATGCTCCAAGAGTTCTGGACCCAGTCGGTGGCCCAGCTCACTGAGCGCCAGGCGCCGGGCCGTTTGAAACAATGGCTGGCCATGTTGACGCGCAATTACCCGGAAGCGGTCGAGTTGTTCACAGCCATGCGCCGCGAGACGGACCTGAAGCAGGTCAGTCGTCTGTTGGGTATGGCCCATCCGGGGCAATGCAGCGTGCCGTGA